AAACCACAACCCGCTGAGCCATAACCTTGGCCAGAAACTTGTGATAAAAGACCGCTCTTCTTTTGCGCATGAGCGACACCAGCTACCAACATTGCTACTAGAACTACATTTACCAATTTCACTGAAAACCTCCGTGTGTGATTTGGTTAGACATCCAAAATTGTGAAGGCACTTTGCCACAGAGGCAAACAAAAATCGAGCTAGCTTTAGCGAAGGACCTGATTGCAAGAATTATGTTTCAAAAAGAGTCCCACTTAATGGATATCTGGGGAAAGGCGATCCAATCTTCCCGGCGAGGAAAGTCCAGAGGTCGAGGTTCCGTCAAGCCTTTGAACTGAAGAAAGGCCGTGAGCGCACAGATGAAGGATTCGAAAGCATGGTTATTTTCAATCATCAGCTTCACGTCCTGATCATACACGAAGGCGACGTTATGAGTGCTCAGGGCATTCAGAATCTCTCGGCGACTTTCATCACCACCAATGGAGTGCTTATGAAAACGCAAATGACTTTTCATAACATTTAAAGAGCGCCCCACCCGCCAAACAGAAAGTTTCGGAAACACCTCGAGACAAGGCATCTTAAGACGCCGACGCAGGAACATCGCGCGCGCCAAAAGAGGCGCGGTATTAGCGCCCATGGCGTGCTGAATATTGAAAGGCTCTTCCAATTCGGTGGAAAGGAACAACTCCACGCAGCGCTGAGTGTAAGGCGTAAACAGCTTGCGCGGCTTCTTTTTTTTATGCAGCTTGCGGGTGTATTCCCACATCCATTTCACGTGCTCTTCGGGACAGCCTTCGATGCCCGGGCAATGCGGAACACAGTTCAGGCAAAAGGGTGGATTAAAAGGGACATCGAAAGCCACGCTTTCGACTTCCTGATGATACTGCTGAATGATTTCCAGAATTTTAAAATCGGCAGAGTGAACTTCATCGCTTTTAATCTTCTCGACCAGGCGGGATAGAAAAACTTTTTTGTGCTTGGGATAGTACTCTAAAACTGAAATGCAGGCTTTGTCGGATTTCCCGCCGCCTAACGAAATGCCAATAAAACGATGCACTTCACCTGCATGCGATGCACTGGTCGCCGCCGTTTTTTTTACAGCGGCTTTCTTCGTCGTTTTTTTCTTTACAGTGGATCGACGGGTTTTGCGTCCATCACCTGAAAGCCGGCTTCTTGGCATGCTTGAGAGACCCCTTTGCGTTTTTCAGGAGGACACCAGACTAGAACACAGCCGCCGCCCCCTGCTCCACAAATTTTAACAGCCTCGGCCCCATTCTGCAAAGAGACTTCCGCAAGCTTTGAGATCTCAGGACTTGAAAACTCCGGGGCCAAGCGCACTCGGGCTTCGAATTCCCGTTTAAAAAGTGTGCCAAGTTCATTCCAATTGCCTGAGCGCACGGCATGCTCTGTCTCTATTGCAATGACTTTGAGGTCACGCAAAGCCTGAAGAGTGGTCGCGTCTTTCGCCACAGAATCTTTCATCACTTCAAAGTTGTTGAGGCCTGAATGATGCGCTTTGCCCGTATACACCAACATAA
The Bdellovibrio sp. ArHS DNA segment above includes these coding regions:
- a CDS encoding DUF429 domain-containing protein, whose translation is MPRSRLSGDGRKTRRSTVKKKTTKKAAVKKTAATSASHAGEVHRFIGISLGGGKSDKACISVLEYYPKHKKVFLSRLVEKIKSDEVHSADFKILEIIQQYHQEVESVAFDVPFNPPFCLNCVPHCPGIEGCPEEHVKWMWEYTRKLHKKKKPRKLFTPYTQRCVELFLSTELEEPFNIQHAMGANTAPLLARAMFLRRRLKMPCLEVFPKLSVWRVGRSLNVMKSHLRFHKHSIGGDESRREILNALSTHNVAFVYDQDVKLMIENNHAFESFICALTAFLQFKGLTEPRPLDFPRREDWIAFPQISIKWDSF